AGAATGGGACAAAGTCAACAAAATGTAcgtaaaagacaaaaaaaccAGGGTCGTGTGCACAACATTCAAAAGTAATCAAGAAATATACCACATGTAAGCTGCCAATTTTACAGATCATCACAAGGATGAAATGGaagcaaaaacaacaacaaaagaaagagtTTCCAAGCATAATCCATACAATCCAATGAAAAAATAGCACAAGCAGtacaataaaatcaataattagaCAAGTACAAGTCGTAACGATTATCTAttttaatcaaagaaaataatcaaagtGAGACTTTCTTCTGCCGAGGTATAAATAACGAGTGAACTATCACAGGAATTTTCAAAACCCAAAGTTAAGATTTAGATGTGCACAGAAATAACAGtagtacaaaaacaaataaagaataaagcATCCTAAGCATCCATAGCTTAAAGTCAAAGCTAAACTTTATTGGATTATCATTCCTACAATTTGTAACTCACTTTAACATCGATGGTCACATGCAAAGTGATGATTCCATATTAGGTCAGTTATAtaattgaaacaaaagtatccacataaaaagtaaaaaacaaaattaaaaatatacaaaaaaaagcAGATGAAGAGAAAATCAAAGAAGCACTTGAAACCAAATTGAACAATCACCTTATCCTCAGGctctttttcttcatcctcATTAGCAGGATTCTCCTTGTTTCCATCAGCAGCAACATCATTATTATCACCAGAAGGCTTTTCTTCGCCAAAATTCTTAGCAGTTTCATTTACATCATCAGTTGCCCTAAGTAAAATtcaaaagaggaaaagaaacaagcatcaataaaaattcatcaaaatagtaTTAAGCAGAAATCATGAGCAGAGGGGTCTCAAAAGAAGCGCTTACTGGGCAAGTTCATCAGTTGGTAGTCCCCAGTTCCCTCTCCCACTGCGACGTTCATAGACTCGTCGTGGTTGCCCATCTTCACCAGCTTCCCCATCACCAAAACCTCCACGTCCCCCACGATAAGGACCGCGAGGCCCACCATAGCCAGACCTTTCTTAGGACCTCCCACTCTCTCCATCAAGAGCACCTTGACCAGAACGAGGGAGCAANNNNNNNNNNNNNNNNNNNNNNNNNNNNNNNNNNNNNNNNNNNNNNNNNNNNNNNNNNNNNNNNNNNNNNNNNNNNNNNNNNNNNNNNNNNNNNNNNNNNNNNNNNNNNNNNNNNNNNNNNNNNNNNNNNNNNNNNNNNNNNNNNNNNNNNNNNNNNNNNNNNNNNNNNNNNNNNNNNNNNNNNNNNNNNNNNNNNNNNNNNNNNNNNNNNNNNNNNNNNNNNNNNNNNNNNNNNNNNNNNNNNNNNNNNNNNNNNNNNNNNNNNNNNNNNNNNNNNNNNNNNNNNNNNNNNNNNNNNNNNNNNNNNNNNNNNNNNNNNNNNNNNNNNNNNNNNNNNNNNNNNNNNNNNNNNNNNNNNNNNNNNNNNNNNNNNNNNNNNNNNNNNNNNNNNNNNNNNNNNNNNNNNNNNNNNNNNNNNNNNNNNNNNNNNNNNNNNNNNNNNNNNNNNNNNNNNNNNNNNNNNNNNNNNNNNNNNNNNNNNNNNNNNNNNNNNNNNNNNNNNNNNNNNNNNNNNNNNNNNNNNNNNNNNNNNNNNNNNNNNNNNNNNNNNNNNNNNNNNNNNNNNNNNNNNNNNNNNNNNNNNNNNNNNNNNNNNNNNNNNNNNNNNNNNNNNNNNNNNNNNNNNNNNNNNNNNNNNNNNNNNNNNNNNNNNNNNNNNNNNNNNNNNNNNNNNNNNNNNNNNNNNAATTGGAAGTTTGAATTGCTCTCTTAGATGTAAATTTATATgatcatttatttattgattattacGATTTGTCCATCATTCAAAGGTAATTGGAAGTTTGAATTGCTCTCTTAGATGTAAATTTATATGATCATTGCCGTTCCATCGACACCAAATTTACCACCGACACTCGGAAGTatcttattaataataaaaggttCACTTTgcttatataatataatcttttaaatcacattatattttaaatgcatttttaacatatttattacgACTTAATTTATATCGCATAAGCAAAATTCTTGTTCATATAACTTTTGAAACAGTGATTATTCGAGTTAACTTACTACTATGGTAATTTTGTATAaagttatacaaaaataaaagcaacaGATGATTAGTCTTCTAAAAGATTAACAATTTTTCGATTTTACAATGCATTCAATCATTCCCAATCCAGCTTTATAATTTAAGCTTTTGCTAGTTTACCAATCTGTAGCTTTAAAAAAATCACACGGAGATGGGAAAAGTTAGAAAAACAATAAGTAAAATGAATTTGGTACATaagcaaacaaacaaacaaccaAGTATATCTAGAAAATTTTCATATGACAACTTAGTTAAGTAATTCAACACATCCACACATACTATATATTCACTCCGCCTCTCTCCAAAATACGCATTAAAAATCCCActaatatactaaaataacattttagcCGTAGACAAGGAAGAATTCCTTTCGAAACATCACTTATaagcaattttgttttttttttaaataaaaacagataaaataATAGTACAAACTTGGGTAGATGAGAGGCCAGTGACCACCCTACCTCACTTTTCAAATTAGTTCCACAAAATAGGACATTTTTTTTagtacaaaagtaaaaaagcATACGAAAGACACATCAGGATACAGAACTTCTAACATTTCTGCCCATCTTTTTCTATGAcaccaaaattatataacacaTTCCTATTTTCCTCACTGTTAACTGGAAATTATGTCCACCATTAATAAGATGGCCTGTCTAATGTGCGTGCTGACAACTAAACCATTAATAAACAACAATATCCTTATAAACGCCTAAAGTGCTGTCCGGTTTTCAACAGAGAacttaatcaatatttttgaCATGGGCCTTGCGTTGTTCTTCATACGAAACAAAAGAGCGATCAATCTAAAAAATACGAGGAAAGGGGGGTCCAGCCTCGTTTTGTCTATGCCGGAATGCAAAATGACcctaaaagtaaaacataacaATAGGGGATGCGTTTCGTCTATATAAGGAAATAAGGGGCCCAAAGAAACAAtctaaatttacattttaagacgttaaattaaattaaaaacctGCCCATACAGGAAATCCAATTACCATAGTTTTTTTTCCTGCTTCAAAGCAGAGAACCAAAATTGAGACAAGGTACATAAAAATGTCAGCACAATACTGAAATGCTCACTTGACACCCAAAGTAGGGAATTGCCCAGGATCTTCAATTGATGGAGCTGGAACGTTAGCGTTTGGATAGCCACCATAACCACCTCTTGCACCACGTCCTCGACCGCGCCCTCGTCCCCGTCCACCTGCGCTATAGAAGCTTTCACCCTCTGGTGGCTTCAGAAACTCGTTGATGCTGACAGACTAGTAGCATGAAATCCATTAAACAGAATGggaaaaagtcaacaaaatgtTATAtgtgaaagacaaaaaaaagacAGGGTCATGTGCACAACGTTCAAAAGTAATGAAGAAGTATACCACATGTAAGCTGCCAATCTTACACAGATCATCCACAAGGATGAAATGGaagcaaaaacaacaaaaaaaacagaAGAGTAAAATTACAGTTTTTAGGGTGAAAAGATAACTTTGGTTTCCAACCATAATCCATGCAATCCATTGAAAACATAGCACAAGcagtaaaacaaaatgaataagGAGACAAGTACAAGTCgtaacaatttaaaacaaacagAAATGACGTAATTCACCAGTAAAGATAAGACAAGAGCAACAAAGTCACACCTTCTTggctttctcttccttctcaaGAGTGTCTTTGCGCTTATCCTTATCAGATCccttcaaagaagaaaaattccAAGTGTCAAGCATATCATCAACTATAcaacaatttaaatatgaaaattacaaacaaaaataatggaATCATAAAGTTATAAACCTCACCAGCTTAATAAAGATGTCATCATTGTCTTTCTTGTTTGACAGCTGCTGCATGGATTCAAAAACTTTGGTATCCACCTTTCTCTCCTCAGTTTTAAGTGCTTGCAAAGCCTTCCTTCTCTCTTCTAGTACTTTTTCATATTCCTCCAGAGTCATTTCCTATCCAAAAGGAAAAATACAATTCAGCATTAAAACAAACCAGTGTTAATCAAGAAATTCcacatataatcataaaaataaaagcgtatattgttaaaaaaatagacaTTGATACAATAGCAGATGTAACCCAAAactgaaaaggaaaattatcaatttttaatcaaagaaaataacaaaagtgaGACTTTCTTCTGCCGATGTATAAATAACAAGTGAACTATCACAGGAATTTTCAAAACCCAAGGTTAAGATTTAGATGTGCACAGAAATAACATtagtacaaaaacaaataaagaataaagcATCCTAAGCAATGAGTGAGAACCCATAGCTTAAAGTCAAAGCTAAACTTTATTGGATTATCATTCCTACAATTTGTAACTCACTTTACATCGATGGTCACATGCAAAGTGATGATTCCATATTAGGTCAGTTATATAATTGAAACAAAAGTGTCcacagaaaaagtaaaaaacaaaattaactatataCAAAAAGCAGATGAAGAGAAAATCAAAGCACTTGAAACCAAATTGAACAATCACCTTATCCTCAGGCTCTTTTTCTTCAGCCTCATTAGCAGGATTCTCCTTGTTTCCATCAGCAGCAACATCATTATCACCTGAAGGCTTTTCTTCGCCAAAATTCTTAGCAGTTTCGTTTACTTCATCAGTTGCCCTAAGTAAAATTCAAAAGAGGAAAATAAACGAAGATCaataaaaattcatcaaaatagtaTTAAGCAGAAATCATGAGCAGAGGGTGGTGCTGGGTCTCAAAAGAAGGGCTTACTGGGCAAGTTCATCAGTTGGTAGTCCCCAGTTCCCTCTCCCGTAACCTTCCCGTTTGAAGTCATTTCTGCAAATACACAACCCATATTAAATACATGAGCCAAAAGTCTTTTCAACAAGCCAGAAATATGCTACAAGTATCATGTTTACCCGCGTCCAGTCCCACTGCGACGTTCATAGACTCGTCGTGGTTGCCCATCTTCACCAGCTTCCCCATCACCAAAACCTCCACGTCCCCCACGACCACCACGATAAGGACCGCGAGGCCCACCATAGCCAGACCTTTCTGAAGACCTCCCACTCTCTCCATCAAGAGCACCTTGACCAGAATGGGGAGCAAATGAATTATCATCATTGGAGAAGTCTCTGTTGAAACCACTGCCACCGCGGCCACGACCACGTCCACTTCCACGTCCACCGCCACGCCCACCGCGTGAAGAGTCGCTTCTTGCCTCCCTCACTATTACAAGAAGAGgaaaattaagacaaaaaaaaaacacgaatGAACAGCAAATCAACAGAGAGCAGGCAGTAAATAAGATAGCCGACagtaacaaacaaaaaaatagacTTCAGGGGGATCATAAATAAACCATGTTCATCGACTTTAAATTGTTTACCATTTAAAAACTGATAAAAAAGGATTCTCAATAAAAGCTACAATACTAATTAAGAATGAACCAACAAAGCCCCGGTGTGCgaacaacaacaccaacaaagAATTATCCCGCACAAAGAATTATCCCGTTAGGCGAAGTGGGCTAGGTTTAATTATATCCCaaaccaaataaaaagaaaaacggCAAGttgcagagaaaaaaaatcaaattacagATGCAAATTGAAGGTGTGCATGtacaaacattttaaacatAAGGAAAACCGCAAAAGAATGTGTTAGATTGGACATCccaatgcaaaagtaaaagaaaaagggaagaaaacaAACCAGCCTGAGCAGGAGGGGTTGGCTTGGTAGGAAGCTGAGCAGGTTTGTTGGGCTGCGTCTGAGGTTTCTTAGGAGGAGCAGTGACAACCTTGAGCTGCTCAGCCACAATTTGCTGAGATGGATCCTCTGCGTCATCACCCAACAAATCAAAAGGGTTCATGCTTGCCATTTTGGTGACCGATCCCTCTTTAATCCAGAACCCTAATTATGTGTTACGCCAACTCAATCAGAATCTCAATCTAAACCTTATCTCAtttcatcaacaacaactcttccatCTTAATTTCTCAGTGAAGTCTAGTAAGAAATAAAACAGATCacaagggagaaaaaaaaagataagtaaAACCCTAGCCGCCCTGTGGTAACAAGAGAAGAGCCTCATCTCAAACCCAAATACCCAATTTATTAAGCTCTGAAACGCAACGTTAAGTCCTTCATGGgcttctcaaaaaaaaaaaaattgtttgtccTGGAATATTAATGTGtccaaaaataactaaaattctatttaaatattttatttccttttttagtttaaatatttaaattcattatctttttcttatttatttggTCATTTAGAGATTATTAGAAGACTGTTAAccataaaattagtttatgtatcctccaaaaacaattaaacattatgattttattttattttgaccctttaaaatttatgatttcaCCCTTTAATCtcaagtttttttaacaaatttaaattaaaaaaagtgaacGTCTTTCTATACACAAATTAATTGACAGAGACTGCTTAACCAGAGtcaatatgaatatatttttatagttcTTTATCGTTAGAGTATTTATTTTCAAAGgtgaaacattaaaaaaaccgaaaataaaagaagaaaatgaatgactaaaattttaattttaatacattacatatactttaaaaaattatttggtgcattatatagattttatttttcataaaattaagagaagataaaataaatatttaaaataactacggcgtatttgaagaaaaaaaatacctgcaattaaaaacagtttttcaaacaaatagcaaagttatcataatataaaaaaaattagtaaaaaatttatataaaaatttagattattagttatgtttattttgttgacatatattcaaaaattattttttgcattatttaacatgttaattttattttttatttatatttattttgtaactacatgttttatccttttatctatttattttaattttagattgatctattctaaaaataaaaataaaaatatacttttatattatttttttattcttaattttatcatttataatttctaGTTAATGGTCATGTTTAAGTTATTGAGAAATTTGCTTTCTTAgtcgtttttattttattgacaattattcacaataataaatttttagttatttgacattattaatttattttaatttatttatttgttatgctACATGATTCTAAAgagttaatttatttgttttgttttttaaaaaatatatcttacttttatttctttaaattatgttatttcaaaaaaatgatacatttacaattttactcatttatttcttttaggaaaatatatttaattttacttttatttcttaaaataataatatttcaatatatatatatatatatatatatatatatatatatatatatatatatttactcttttacccatttatttatttttttgaaaaatatgttttacttttacttttttaactctatcatttaatatttaatgtattataaataatatttacttatactttttcttttagataaattatcattttaattcttaaataatatcaattatatctAATAGTTTAGTAATATCTAACATgatcttatttaaatatatatttctaaaaatcatttaaaaattaattaattttcaaaataaataagttattatttcttttaatgtgtatacttcaacatattttaacgatcactaaatatttttctctaaagagtataatttgtttttattaaattggaGACGGTTACTATCGTAATTGGAATTGTACATGTTATACAATACTCAGGGCAGTGTTTTGGTAAcaatatgagaagaaaagaaaaaacaacagtaagaaaaatagaaaataaggaaaaacaTGTAAAAGACTAAATCTATAATACAaacacactatttttttttcctcttatttCCTAGagtttatgttttcatttttgtaattttttttgagttttgattTTGACCTATATCTGGTATCCGGAATATTATCAAGAAGAACAAGAAAGCATGCATACTCCCGGTCGATATGCCCAAGCTGGGGGCAAGCGAGCATATTTTTCCATTCCTGGTTGCTCATCAAAAGGACGCTCCACTAATTTCAGCAATCTATTGACTTCTCCAAAATCACCTGTTTCTGCAGCATCAATAGCAGTCTGACACAGATAGTTCCTTAGTATATATTTAGGATTCACCCCATCCATCGATGTCTTCCTTTCATCATCCGAAATGCCACTGGTAGACAGCTGCGATACCACAAGTAATCGTGTTAGGTGACAAACCACAACATATCTTGCAAAAGCCCAATAATATGCAAGTCAACTATTAACTCAGTCGTTGCTCGTTCTTCTGAAATCTGAATGGAAAAGGTTGCAAAATAGGTGGCTAATAAAGATAAATGGACCATGAATTTCCCCTCTATTGATCCAAGATTCTGTCACTTGAAACTTTTAAATGTGCTAGACAGGGTAAGTAATGCAAAAGTCAATTTATGTGATGCAAGTGGAACAAACTAGAACTTTTGGgcatgagaaaagaaatcaaagaacAAAGGGGGATGGTTCTGCAAATGCAAACCCAGagataaagagaagaaaagacaCAATCAACGCTCAAAATCAGTCAAcatacctttttttcttttactacaGGTGGATAACTtaaccaaaagaaaatatatgaaataaacgTACCTCGTGTATATATGTTTTCAACCAACTGGTCCATGCTTCCTTACGCTCTTTACCAATATCTAACAGTACTGACTTTAGTGGGACTAACAGCTCTTCATCTGGAATGTTTGTGTCTGCTTTAATATTTGAAAGTGTTCGGAAGAAGTTTGTGTAATCGACTTTGTCAACAGCCATATTGGTAAGAAGTTTATTAATCAGCTGCTTATTATACTTGGGAAGGCCAAgcttttttgtcattataaccTGATAATCATCCATAAATCTTGTTCCAtatctgaaaaaaaaacaacaatcagGTGAAACATTCAAAGGCAATTCCAATCCTATTTTCTCCTctgaagttaaaaaaaaaaaggatagcATAAGTGTTACTACTACCTTTCCATAGCATAGTTAGCCTCTTTTTCATCTATTAAATGAGCAGCTTGTAGTGTTGTTGTGAACTGTGCAATATTCCACAAACCAATGTCAGGCTGGTTTGCAAAACAGTATCTTCGACCTGGAAGATCTGTAGTATTTGGGGTAAATTTAGGATCAAAAGCATCCAAAAATCCAAATGGGCCATAATCTATCGTAAGACCCAAAATACTCATATTATCTGTGTTCAGCACACCATGAGTGAAACCAACCCCCTGCCATCTAGCAATCAAGGAAGCAGTACGCTCAGCAACCTCCACCACCCNNGCTGACCANAAANCACCATTAAATAGAAGGGGTACATAGTCAGCATTCAAGTTTCTTATGAAAATATGATGAAGACAGCAGTATAATCCAGAAGAGATGAGCTTaactttattcaaaaaattCACGAGTGTGGATGTTGGGTTAAACTGTGACATCTCGTTGccttaaaatatgaaattattacgTTTAGTGCGTTGGCAGGCAGAGAGTTAACTTATTTAGCTAGCATCATGTTTCAACTCGTAtggttattttagtaatatattaGGTTCTGGTACTTAGGAACTAATCTATGAAAGGGATTCGGCCCATGTTTGGCAACGTCTTTCTTTTTTGGGATTTTTTAAAGCTCCCAAGAAAgtgacaacataaaaaaataaggaattaTTTCACCATAATAAGGTCATTTAGACAAAGTCTTCTGATTTTTTCcataattttgtcaatttgctGTTTATATTGCAGCAGCCAGTTTACATAACCTAGCTTATGCTCACAATTACCTGGTGCATACAATTTAAGCAAACTACAAAATAACCACTCAAAGGTGTTTATTCAGATCAAACTTCAAACTGAATAACCATGCATCCTTCATTATataaatctcaaaggtaaaaaaaaagtcaCCCTTAATTTtaccagaaaaataaataatacctGCATACTTGTTTGAAGTAAGGTCTACAACAGAATGATCTTCATCACCAGTGGAGAAAGATAAGCCTTCACTCTTACTCATGTTTTCAATATGAGGAAAGTGGTGCTTGATAGTATAGTCTGCCAAAACACGGACAAGGCCAAGGTCCTCCTCACCTCTGGAGGCATGTATTTGGTATGACCCAAAACGTAGGAAAGATTGGGCGACCCTGCAAACAATTGCACCAGGTTCTTCCTTTGGATTGCCACTGcatgtttaatattaaaaatttattcatgtaattaattttaaaatgtgcaGGATACAAATCTGTAAACCAAAGTAAAAATCCACTTATTTATgacataaaactaaaatttcaacTCCCACAAACCCCCCGCTCTCAGCAACCACTATGCATAGCATATGAGACTAAAATGTCAAGTAGTACCAAAAATGCTGACATacagaatattttaattatatgtaagTTGTATAGAGAAAAAAGGATTAATTCTGCCCTTAATTATTTGAACCTTggcatttaaaaaattagaacttGCCACCTTGGTCATCATCTAATTAAACAGAGGCTGGAATTTTAAATGATCACAACAAGTTTAGGACATTTTAACAATAGTATACTA
This genomic interval from Vigna radiata var. radiata cultivar VC1973A chromosome 8, Vradiata_ver6, whole genome shotgun sequence contains the following:
- the LOC106772210 gene encoding RGG repeats nuclear RNA binding protein A, whose protein sequence is MASMNPFDLLGDDAEDPSQQIVAEQLKVVTAPPKKPQTQPNKPAQLPTKPTPPAQAVREARSDSSRGGRGGGRGSGRGRGRGGSGFNRDFSNDDNSFAPHSGQGALDGESGRSSERSGYGGPRGPYRGGRGGRGGFGDGEAGEDGQPRRVYERRSGTGRGNDFKREGYGRGNWGLPTDELAQATDEVNETAKNFGEEKPSGDNDVAADGNKENPANEAEEKEPEDKEMTLEEYEKVLEERRKALQALKTEERKVDTKVFESMQQLSNKKDNDDIFIKLGSDKDKRKDTLEKEEKAKKSVSINEFLKPPEGESFYSAGGRGRGRGRGRGARGGYGGYPNANVPAPSIEDPGQFPTLGVK
- the LOC106772628 gene encoding uncharacterized protein LOC106772628 isoform X1, with the protein product MGRALLLTHTHLFSPKSLFPLSLRHRPTAATATKRIFHFCPPLACRSMDQSSIDSVTQRLSNHNLHRLSLEDLKWDHSFVRELPADPRSDSFPREVLHACYTKVSPSAPVEDPQLVAFSQPVADLLDLDYKEFERPDFPLFFSGASPLVGALPYAQCYGGHQFGMWAGQLGDGRAITLGEILNSKSERWELQLKGAGKTPYSRFADGLAVLRSSVREFLCSEAMHHLGIPTTRALCLVTTGKLVTRDMFYDGNPKEEPGAIVCRVAQSFLRFGSYQIHASRGEEDLGLVRVLADYTIKHHFPHIENMSKSEGLSFSTGDEDHSVVDLTSNKYAAXVVEVAERTASLIARWQGVGFTHGVLNTDNMSILGLTIDYGPFGFLDAFDPKFTPNTTDLPGRRYCFANQPDIGLWNIAQFTTTLQAAHLIDEKEANYAMERYGTRFMDDYQVIMTKKLGLPKYNKQLINKLLTNMAVDKVDYTNFFRTLSNIKADTNIPDEELLVPLKSVLLDIGKERKEAWTSWLKTYIHELSTSGISDDERKTSMDGVNPKYILRNYLCQTAIDAAETGDFGEVNRLLKLVERPFDEQPGMEKYARLPPAWAYRPGVCMLSCSS
- the LOC106772628 gene encoding uncharacterized protein LOC106772628 isoform X3 is translated as MGRALLLTHTHLFSPKSLFPLSLRHRPTAATATKRIFHFCPPLACRSMDQSSIDSVTQRLSNHNLHRLSLEDLKWDHSFVRELPADPRSDSFPREVLHACYTKVSPSAPVEDPQLVAFSQPVADLLDLDYKEFERPDFPLFFSGASPLVGALPYAQCYGGHQFGMWAGQLGDGRAITLGEILNSKSERWELQLKGAGKTPYSRFADGLAVLRSSVREFLCSEAMHHLGIPTTRALCLVTTGKLVTRDMFYDGNPKEEPGAIVCRVAQSFLRFGSYQIHASRGEEDLGLVRVLADYTIKHHFPHIENMSKSEGLSFSTGDEDHSVVDLTSNKYADLPGRRYCFANQPDIGLWNIAQFTTTLQAAHLIDEKEANYAMERYGTRFMDDYQVIMTKKLGLPKYNKQLINKLLTNMAVDKVDYTNFFRTLSNIKADTNIPDEELLVPLKSVLLDIGKERKEAWTSWLKTYIHELSTSGISDDERKTSMDGVNPKYILRNYLCQTAIDAAETGDFGEVNRLLKLVERPFDEQPGMEKYARLPPAWAYRPGVCMLSCSS
- the LOC106772628 gene encoding uncharacterized protein LOC106772628 isoform X2 translates to MGRALLLTHTHLFSPKSLFPLSLRHRPTAATATKRIFHFCPPLACRSMDQSSIDSVTQRLSNHNLHRLSLEDLKWDHSFVRELPADPRSDSFPREVLHACYTKVSPSAPVEDPQLVAFSQPVADLLDLDYKEFERPDFPLFFSGASPLVGALPYAQCYGGHQFGMWAGQLGDGRAITLGEILNSKSERWELQLKGAGKTPYSRFADGLAVLRSSVREFLCSEAMHHLGIPTTRALCLVTTGKLVTRDMFYDGNPKEEPGAIVCRVAQSFLRFGSYQIHASRGEEDLGLVRVLADYTIKHHFPHIENMSKSEGLSFSTGDEDHSVVDLTSNKYAAXVVEVAERTASLIARWQGVGFTHDLPGRRYCFANQPDIGLWNIAQFTTTLQAAHLIDEKEANYAMERYGTRFMDDYQVIMTKKLGLPKYNKQLINKLLTNMAVDKVDYTNFFRTLSNIKADTNIPDEELLVPLKSVLLDIGKERKEAWTSWLKTYIHELSTSGISDDERKTSMDGVNPKYILRNYLCQTAIDAAETGDFGEVNRLLKLVERPFDEQPGMEKYARLPPAWAYRPGVCMLSCSS